The following coding sequences are from one Candidatus Bathyarchaeota archaeon window:
- a CDS encoding serine hydroxymethyltransferase: MSESGDFYKRFLKLYEASLAHEKYRGRECLNLIASEGLTSPAVDEMLNLCRDLRCRYSEGENDLSGHVHSRHYQGQKYMTVIEDATADLMKEVIGCDWIDIRPISGLQANQVTFWGLSEVTKNRRMLSIPLEAGAHSSHDYTGNAGEVIGLEVMSLKYDVDELNLDVEGSEEIIKSVKPGIVTFGGSLFLFPNPIRKLAEAAKDVGAYIVYDAAHVLGLIVGGEFQDPLREGADFITSSTHKTFPGPQGGIVCANLSGGSGYDERMVKGAKKIQHAIFPLSTSNTHPGRFPALGVAALEMKVFGKELAAQTVKNAQTAGRHLYSMGLMVLGRKLGYTRSHQIALDVRDFGGGRKVAQRLEEVNIIVNKQILPYDKPGSREDPSGLRLGFQYLTRMGFEESDVKHICEIIGDVIKSPDMSRNRKEALKMEVTELVRRFNSIKYGFKSLRDALNHASIQ; encoded by the coding sequence ATGAGCGAATCTGGAGACTTCTACAAGAGATTCCTCAAACTATATGAGGCCAGCCTGGCGCATGAGAAGTATAGAGGCCGCGAATGTTTGAACCTGATCGCCAGCGAAGGTTTAACATCACCAGCTGTAGATGAGATGCTCAACCTATGCAGAGACTTGAGGTGCAGATACTCTGAGGGAGAGAACGACCTCTCAGGCCACGTCCATTCAAGACACTATCAAGGCCAGAAATACATGACTGTAATCGAGGATGCTACGGCAGACCTGATGAAGGAAGTTATTGGATGCGACTGGATCGATATAAGGCCGATATCAGGATTGCAGGCTAACCAAGTGACTTTCTGGGGCCTCTCCGAGGTAACCAAGAACAGGAGGATGCTGAGCATACCCCTAGAGGCTGGAGCCCACTCCTCACACGACTATACAGGCAACGCAGGGGAGGTTATAGGTCTAGAGGTGATGAGCCTCAAGTATGATGTGGATGAGTTGAACCTCGACGTCGAAGGTTCAGAGGAGATCATCAAGTCTGTCAAGCCTGGGATAGTTACTTTCGGTGGGAGCCTATTCCTCTTCCCTAACCCTATCAGGAAACTAGCTGAGGCAGCGAAGGATGTTGGAGCCTACATAGTATACGATGCAGCCCACGTCCTAGGCCTGATAGTTGGAGGCGAATTTCAAGACCCATTGAGGGAAGGAGCTGATTTCATAACATCATCGACCCACAAAACATTTCCAGGACCACAAGGAGGCATAGTCTGCGCAAATTTGAGTGGAGGCAGCGGATACGATGAGAGGATGGTTAAAGGGGCTAAAAAGATCCAGCATGCAATCTTCCCCCTCTCAACATCGAACACCCATCCAGGAAGGTTCCCAGCCTTGGGTGTGGCAGCGTTAGAGATGAAAGTCTTCGGAAAGGAGCTGGCGGCTCAAACAGTCAAGAACGCCCAAACTGCTGGCAGGCACCTTTACAGTATGGGGTTGATGGTATTGGGGAGGAAACTCGGATACACCAGATCCCACCAAATAGCTTTGGATGTAAGAGATTTCGGAGGCGGCAGGAAGGTTGCGCAGAGACTCGAAGAAGTGAATATCATAGTGAACAAGCAGATCCTCCCGTACGATAAGCCTGGTAGTAGGGAGGATCCATCAGGCCTGAGGCTCGGCTTCCAATATCTGACAAGGATGGGATTCGAGGAGAGTGATGTGAAGCATATCTGCGAGATTATTGGTGATGTTATTAAGAGCCCTGATATGAGTCGAAATAGGAAGGAGGCCTTAAAGATGGAGGTTACCGAACTAGTGAGAAGGTTCAACTCAATAAAGTACGGATTCAAAAGTTTAAGGGACGCATTGAATCATGCAAGTATACAATAA